DNA from Kitasatospora herbaricolor:
CGTCACCATGGTCTGTTTCACGGCGCCGCGGGCCAGCGAGCCGGCCGCGCCCGCGGCCAGGCTGGTCAGCGCCGAGACGATCGCCGCCAGTTCCTCGGAGCGCGAGCCGTCCCGCGAGTCGGCGAGCAGCAGGCCGTCCGAGGAGACCACCACGGCGTCGACCACACCCGCGACCGAGCCGAGGAAGTCGTTGAGCAGCCACCGCACGCTGCTGGCGGCCTGGCTGACCGCGACATGGCCGGGCGTGCCGTCGCCCGCCTGTACCAGGTGTCCGGAATCGTTCATCGGTTCTCCCCCTCGACGGCCGTGTCCTGCGGCTGCTCCGCCGCCGGCGCGGCCGGCGGCTCGGGGAGCGGCGTGACGGACGGCCGGGCTGTGGTGG
Protein-coding regions in this window:
- a CDS encoding roadblock/LC7 domain-containing protein, with protein sequence MNDSGHLVQAGDGTPGHVAVSQAASSVRWLLNDFLGSVAGVVDAVVVSSDGLLLADSRDGSRSEELAAIVSALTSLAAGAAGSLARGAVKQTMVTMDQGHLVVMAISDGSCLGVYASLECDLGVVAYQMALLVERAGHALTPQVRSELHRAMAVR